The genome window CTAAGTGTTACTTCTGGTGTATGACTTTGCCCAAGGTACTGCAATCAGTAGTCGTTTATATCGTTCAGTGGAAGGAATGTGCTTCAGATACTTACAAATATGGTGACATCGTATTGGACACAATGGTTTGCGCCTATGAAAAGAAGAAGGATGCTTGCCAGGGTGATTCGGGAGGTCCATTGGTTGCCAACAATCAATTGGTTGGTATTGTTTCCTGGGGATACGGATGTGCTCAAACATTGACGCCGGGTGTCTATGCCGATGTTGCAACCCTACGGGATTGGATAATTGAGTACACtgaaaaattgtagaaatctattaaaataaacgaaTGCCCAAGaagacaagtaagaaagccaGTGTCGACTATGCTGGACTGTGAGATACGCGCTACCCATTGTGGTATTGGTATTAATTATAAAGtatactaaatgaatatatcTCAAAAtcactgaaaatataccaaaggctatatttggtatattactgGACTacttaattcaaaatataccattgagtgcaaaatataccagattgtcagccaaagcaagtGAGACTTTATTGCAACAGGCGTTTTTCCctatacaaaagaatttcataGCTATTGTGTTTATCAAAAATCGTcgctctagcttcaaaattacgcttgttattcgatttttgtcgatttgtgaGGCGGACGTGAgaatgcaaaaatttgaaacaaactgctgtcgaaaaaaagcataactctatctcttatatGTAGTCCTTGAGAttcagtgtttcatacggacagacagacttggctatatcgtctcgattgttgacgctgatcaagaatatataaagtTTATGGGGTCAGAGATaactccttctgcctgttccATACatttcatacatacatacaaagttataatacccttctatggATAGCAGATATAACAATTCACGAACTGTCTCtaacattattatataataaaactaaCTAATTACTTAATGTACGGTAAGCTTTTATAAGCTTATAAGGgaaaaataagtttaataatAAGTTATTGAGTTGATTGATGGTTTGTTTCCCGCCAAAGCATTGTTGCAAAAGCTTTGTTTGCTGTTATCATTAATGAAAAGCTTCTAGTAACCACAGTGGGCACATTCATATATTCTATTTTGTACATAAAAGAAGATTACTTtttaaaatggtatattttataaattgtgaaatataattgataacgcttaaaaattaaattttttttgttatcaataTTTAAGGAAGTAAAAAaccaatataatataatacaattgtTTCAATAATATAATGTTTGAAGATCACATTAGATCCCGTTATATGACtcaaatgttaattaaaattaaatgatatttatatatataatatactatacactTAATGTCTCATTTGATCAGGTGTGAGACCTTGTTTATACACGCATATGATTCAGAAGTTTAGATCAATTCTTTATCACGGCTGATACTGCCAATATGCGATACATGTTGCTTACAAAACCCGTTCACTCGTATTCTTGGCAATCAAATGCCTTATCTGTCATTTATAGAGACATTTATTGCTGCGCTGATAGCAGCTGACGGTAAAACTGCGAATGCAgatgtatacaaaaatacgaGTCCAGTTAGTCAATGACCAAACATTGAAATGGACAACAAATTGTTGGGTATTGTTATCGCCCTACTGCTGCTTATTTGCGACTCCAGCTACAGCCAGGATGTGGAATCTCGCATCATTGGAGGCGAAGTTACCTCAACCTACTACGTGCCCTACCAGGTGTCCCTACGGAGAAGgactagcagcagcagcgcttATGCACACACCTGTGGAGGTTGCTTGATCAGCGATCGTGCGATTCTAACTGCGGCACATTGTGTCTACAATCGCTTGGCAGAGAATTTCCTGATTGTTGCCGGTACTGAGGTGCGCTCTGGAATGGATGGCGGTGTAGTGGCACGTGCAGAAAAGTTATTGCCCCATGAGCAATATAATGCATCGATAACCGATAACGACATAGCCTTAATCTTTGTCTCACCGCCATTCCCGGTGGGCACACATCAGAAGATAGCTACCATTCAGGTGGCCAAGGAGCGACCGGTTGCGGGCGCAGTGGCCACGGTCTCTGGCTGGGGCACAACCACAGAGGGCGGACTTGCCTccatgcaactgcaacaggtTCAGGTGTCGCTGGTGGACAACGCTGAATGTCAGGCACCCTACACTTGGCGACCCATCACCGATGGCATGCTCTGCGCTGCCGTGCCCGGAGGTGGAAAAGACGCCTGCCAAGGAGACTCTGGCGGACCGCTGGTAGTTGACAATCAATTGCTGGGCATTGTTTCCTGGGGAGAGGGTTGTGCCAGGCCCGATTATCCCGGTGTGTATGCAGCCGTTCCTCATTACCAGAGCTGGATAGACGAACAGCTAGCGGCGAACCCATAAATTAACCCAGCTGATGGCGGCCATTCGGCCCTATCGCTCTGTTGTATGACCAACCAAATGTATCCAGTAAAATTTATGACCAAGAGAGTGTTCTAATCGTCGATGACCGCTTGAtaagtttcatttacaatCCATCGATTAGGGgctatttggcatatttcagtCTTTCAGCCGTTGTTAAACATAATGCACGCGCCGCTCTTCATCTGCCTGGCCACCGCGCTTTTGCTGGTCTCTGCTTGGGCGCATCCTGCCCAGCAACAGGACCGCAGCTCACCCAATGGACGCATTGTGGGTGGCTATGCGACCCATGTGGCTGTGCATCCGCATCAGATTTCGTTGCGTCGCAAGGCCATCAACTCCCCACAAAATGCATTCACGCACATCTGTGGAGGCTCTGTAATTTGTGGTGGCAAGTATGTTGTTACGGCGGCGCACTGCATCATTGCCTCCGTTCCAAGTCAGTACAAGGTTGTGGCCGGCACCAGTCGTCGCAATGGTAGCGACGGAGTCATTGTCTCCGTATCCGAGATCATCATGCACGAGAAGTACAATCCTGGCACCTACGACCATGACATTGCGGTGCTCGTGTTGAGTTCACCGTTTCCCGTCAATAACTTTACCATCAAGGCCATTGAGCTGGCAAGTGAGGATGTCGAGGCGGGATCAATAAGCACCATCACCGGCTGGGGCACGACTAGCTCAGGTGGCACAGCTTCCGATCAACTGCTGGCTGTCGATGTGCCAATTGTGAGTAACGAGGTGTGCAACGAAGATTATGCCGGGCTTATCACTGATTCCATGTTGTGTGCTGGAGTGCGAGGTGTGGGCGGCAAGGATGCCTGCCAGGGTGACTCTGGTGGCCCTTTGATTGTGGACAATAAGCTGCATGGCGTCGTCTCCTGGGGCTATGGATGTGCTCATCCCGAATATCCCGGAGTGTATGCTCGAGTCTCTTATCTGCGTGAATGGCTCGACTCCAAGGTCACTTGCTCTTAAATCATgaaatacatatgtagtaaaaaaaaattcccaTTTGTCACATGTCATCCAAATAAATGGCCAAATTCGCGCCCATTAGTTGCGTTCAGATTTACTACACGGCTCTTATCTGGTTCTTCGATTACGGGGGAATTCTAAATCGATACGGATTGTGATTGTGTAAGACATCATTTGGACCCAATTTAGATTATTAACTCAACAGTTAACAATCTGGTCAATACAAGCTAACtaaaattttaatcaattatttgACAACACGCTATTTAGAGACCTTTCTTGCGagtcctaaaagtatgcactaatatttcattatttgtgATTACTTTGATGAAGATTGATAAGTCGTGAACTTCATAATGAAAcgttcattcattcatatgcccgctacccatagggtactTAGTGACTGCAGCAATGGTATGTGACAAAGAGGGAGAGTCatctacaatatatatgtatatattctcGATCAGCGTCAGCAGCCGAGactctgtccgtctgtctgcccatctgtatgaacacctagatcttagAGAATATAAGagatacatttaataataatattaattaatatttttcagttATTGTGTTTGCAGGCAGATCAAAtctcgaataacaagcgtaattttaaagctagtgTCACGAATATTagtatataccataatatCTATAGCTGTGGTAATTCCTAAAAtcttggttgcgatcagacaaaaatATTCGAAGTTagtaaagaaatacttttgtacgcctacttactacggaacttaattgctttggctgacaatcttgtatattttgaactcgatagtatattttgaatgttctATATGTGTTCTATATAtgccaaatatatcatttgatatattgtagtattaaAAAAGCCGCGCTGTTTTgcgtttatttaaaatgggtagcgggtatct of Drosophila nasuta strain 15112-1781.00 chromosome 3, ASM2355853v1, whole genome shotgun sequence contains these proteins:
- the LOC132791708 gene encoding trypsin zeta-like; this encodes MHAPLFICLATALLLVSAWAHPAQQQDRSSPNGRIVGGYATHVAVHPHQISLRRKAINSPQNAFTHICGGSVICGGKYVVTAAHCIIASVPSQYKVVAGTSRRNGSDGVIVSVSEIIMHEKYNPGTYDHDIAVLVLSSPFPVNNFTIKAIELASEDVEAGSISTITGWGTTSSGGTASDQLLAVDVPIVSNEVCNEDYAGLITDSMLCAGVRGVGGKDACQGDSGGPLIVDNKLHGVVSWGYGCAHPEYPGVYARVSYLREWLDSKVTCS
- the LOC132791709 gene encoding trypsin eta, with translation MDNKLLGIVIALLLLICDSSYSQDVESRIIGGEVTSTYYVPYQVSLRRRTSSSSAYAHTCGGCLISDRAILTAAHCVYNRLAENFLIVAGTEVRSGMDGGVVARAEKLLPHEQYNASITDNDIALIFVSPPFPVGTHQKIATIQVAKERPVAGAVATVSGWGTTTEGGLASMQLQQVQVSLVDNAECQAPYTWRPITDGMLCAAVPGGGKDACQGDSGGPLVVDNQLLGIVSWGEGCARPDYPGVYAAVPHYQSWIDEQLAANP